A window of Armatimonadota bacterium contains these coding sequences:
- a CDS encoding EamA family transporter, with translation MRADRLTLSAFALIVLIGGVNFLAVRISNQELAPMFGAAVRFAAAALLLLAVAAVGRLALPRGAGLQGSAVYGALSFGLAYALLYVGLARVTAGLASVLMAAVPLLAFLLAVAHGQERFRWSGIGGGMLAVAGIALMSGGAGAGAAPFVYMLAIVGGAVCAAEGSVIAKTLPRSHPVATNAVGMTVGAVLLFALSAAFGEAWTIPQRAQTWWALVYLVLAGSMGMFGLFLFVVRRWTASATAYALPLMPFVAVTLGVWLGGEDVTPALVAGGSLLLAGVYTGALRPSPLLAGSAASGDLGDAREPVDRPDRG, from the coding sequence ATGCGGGCAGATCGTCTGACGCTGAGCGCGTTCGCGCTCATCGTGCTGATCGGCGGCGTGAACTTCCTCGCCGTCCGGATCAGCAACCAGGAACTCGCCCCGATGTTCGGGGCGGCGGTGCGGTTCGCCGCCGCGGCGCTGCTGCTCCTGGCGGTTGCGGCCGTCGGCCGACTTGCTCTCCCTCGGGGCGCGGGGCTGCAGGGCAGCGCGGTGTACGGCGCGCTCAGCTTTGGACTGGCCTATGCCCTGTTGTACGTGGGGCTCGCGCGCGTGACCGCCGGCCTGGCGTCGGTCCTTATGGCTGCGGTGCCGTTGCTTGCCTTTCTGCTGGCGGTCGCCCACGGCCAGGAGCGGTTTCGGTGGAGCGGCATCGGCGGTGGGATGCTGGCCGTGGCCGGCATCGCGCTGATGTCCGGCGGCGCTGGCGCAGGGGCCGCGCCGTTTGTGTACATGCTGGCGATCGTCGGGGGAGCGGTGTGCGCGGCCGAGGGCAGCGTGATCGCCAAGACGCTGCCCCGCAGCCATCCGGTCGCCACGAACGCGGTGGGCATGACGGTCGGGGCGGTGCTGCTGTTCGCCCTGTCGGCCGCGTTCGGGGAGGCGTGGACCATCCCGCAGAGAGCCCAGACGTGGTGGGCGCTCGTCTACTTGGTGCTCGCGGGCTCAATGGGGATGTTCGGGCTGTTCTTGTTCGTCGTCCGCCGCTGGACCGCGTCGGCCACCGCGTACGCGCTGCCGCTGATGCCCTTCGTGGCCGTGACCCTGGGCGTGTGGCTGGGCGGCGAGGACGTGACGCCGGCTCTGGTCGCCGGCGGGAGTCTGCTGCTGGCCGGCGTGTACACAGGCGCCCTGCGGCCTTCGCCCCTGCTCGCCGGGTCCGCCGCTTCGGGCGACCTGGGTGACGCGCGGGAACCGGTTGACCGGCCAGACCGAGGGTGA
- a CDS encoding MFS transporter — translation MRVDPAVARPRSMLAPLRHRDFRLLWTGLLVSNTGSWMQFVAVGYLIDRLTLSPFYLGLLALCQGLPRLVFAVVGGALADRWDRRALLFWTNAFLAASALVLTLLTVTGVVEVWHVILIAALNSVVMSFDMPARHSMVPALVEEDEVLQAVSLNSVAFNGAGIFGPSLGGALIAVVGEAGCFAINTLSYAGVLVALARMSPTARREVASGDRVFEEIREAFALLRTNRVVLWALLSVAVLNFFGRPYFRLMPAFAREVLHTDATGLGLLQAAPGLGTVLSAWYVSRVVGRSRGRLLSGATLWFGACVVLFALSGGLWPALLLLVATGLFQSVAMSSANALVQTSVDPGMRGRAMGLYSMTAFGMFALGSFPLGALAAFVGVPASLTLGGALTAVVALALRPRLRGVA, via the coding sequence ATGCGGGTCGATCCCGCGGTCGCCCGCCCCCGCAGCATGCTGGCTCCCTTGCGGCACCGCGACTTCCGGCTGCTGTGGACGGGGTTGCTCGTCTCCAACACCGGATCGTGGATGCAGTTCGTCGCGGTGGGATACCTGATCGACCGGTTGACGCTGTCACCCTTCTACCTCGGACTCCTCGCGCTGTGCCAGGGATTGCCCCGCCTGGTCTTCGCCGTCGTCGGCGGCGCGCTGGCGGATCGGTGGGACCGCCGCGCGCTGCTATTCTGGACCAACGCCTTTTTGGCCGCCAGCGCCCTGGTCCTCACGCTGCTCACGGTCACCGGCGTCGTCGAGGTGTGGCACGTGATCCTCATCGCGGCGCTCAACTCGGTGGTGATGTCGTTCGACATGCCTGCCCGTCACTCGATGGTGCCGGCGCTGGTGGAGGAAGACGAGGTGCTGCAGGCCGTCAGCCTCAACTCCGTGGCGTTCAACGGCGCGGGCATTTTCGGGCCGTCGCTGGGAGGCGCCTTGATCGCCGTCGTGGGGGAGGCCGGCTGCTTTGCGATCAACACGCTGTCGTACGCTGGCGTGTTGGTCGCGTTGGCGCGGATGAGCCCCACGGCGCGGCGGGAGGTGGCGTCGGGCGACCGGGTCTTTGAGGAGATCCGTGAGGCGTTTGCGCTGCTGCGTACGAATCGCGTCGTGCTGTGGGCATTGCTCTCGGTGGCGGTGTTGAACTTCTTCGGCCGGCCTTATTTTCGGTTGATGCCGGCGTTCGCGCGCGAGGTCCTGCACACCGACGCCACGGGGCTCGGCCTGCTGCAGGCGGCACCGGGGCTGGGGACGGTGCTGTCCGCGTGGTACGTGTCGCGCGTGGTGGGCCGCAGCCGCGGCCGGTTGCTGTCCGGGGCGACGCTGTGGTTCGGTGCGTGCGTGGTCCTGTTCGCCCTGTCTGGGGGTCTGTGGCCGGCATTGCTCCTCCTGGTTGCGACCGGTCTGTTCCAGTCCGTGGCGATGTCGTCCGCCAACGCCCTCGTCCAGACGAGCGTGGACCCGGGGATGCGGGGTCGGGCGATGGGCCTGTACTCGATGACCGCGTTCGGGATGTTCGCCCTCGGCAGCTTCCCCCTGGGCGCGCTCGCAGCCTTCGTGGGGGTTCCCGCGTCGCTGACCCTGGGAGGGGCCCTCACCGCCGTGGTCGCCTTGGCGCTGCGCCCGCGGCTGCGCGGCGTGGCATAA
- a CDS encoding GAF domain-containing protein, producing METKAWLDGVRGILEHHPGPEGAERVVAYLQENFPHYTWVGIYWVEGDELVLGPWRGPEATEHTRIPIGMGVCGAAAASGRTEIVPDVSRDPRYLACFPYTKSEIVVPIVADGRVVGEIDIDSDRLDAFDERDRVFLEGVARLLAGTRA from the coding sequence ATGGAGACCAAGGCCTGGCTGGACGGAGTACGGGGGATCCTCGAACACCATCCGGGCCCAGAGGGGGCCGAACGCGTGGTGGCCTACCTGCAGGAGAACTTCCCCCACTACACCTGGGTGGGGATATACTGGGTCGAAGGCGACGAGCTGGTGCTGGGACCGTGGCGCGGTCCGGAGGCGACGGAGCACACGCGGATTCCGATCGGGATGGGCGTGTGCGGTGCAGCCGCCGCCTCCGGTCGGACGGAAATCGTCCCCGATGTCTCTCGCGACCCTCGCTACCTTGCGTGTTTCCCCTACACCAAGTCGGAGATCGTCGTGCCGATCGTCGCCGACGGAAGGGTGGTCGGCGAGATCGACATCGACAGCGACCGGCTGGACGCGTTCGACGAGCGCGACCGCGTCTTTTTGGAGGGAGTGGCGCGTCTGCTCGCCGGGACACGGGCATGA
- a CDS encoding GNAT family N-acetyltransferase — MTDTPHPATHRQGPSPTAHQPSAGGDHEDELVVRPAADTDRAAVGRVLAEGFPEKFGPIFGQDRERTARILADLPPTGTVYVAQRAGQIVGTATLVLEPPPPPVLWPVLRRRLSVWESLRALLLLTSLGSSSPDAATGVIEAVAVLPQARGRGVGRALVTAAMAAARRAGRTRVALYVVEGNNAAVRLYASLGFRVVRRHRLLWQRWLFGTRRILYMVAHLPP, encoded by the coding sequence TTGACGGATACCCCACACCCGGCCACCCACCGCCAAGGCCCCTCTCCGACCGCCCACCAGCCGTCGGCGGGCGGGGATCATGAGGACGAGCTGGTTGTGCGGCCGGCGGCCGACACCGACCGCGCCGCGGTGGGGCGTGTTTTGGCGGAGGGATTTCCGGAGAAGTTCGGGCCGATCTTCGGTCAAGATCGCGAGCGGACGGCGCGCATCCTCGCCGATCTGCCCCCGACCGGGACGGTCTACGTCGCCCAGCGCGCAGGGCAGATCGTGGGCACGGCGACCCTCGTGCTGGAGCCACCGCCTCCCCCGGTGCTGTGGCCCGTGCTGCGCCGACGGCTTTCCGTATGGGAGTCGCTGCGCGCCCTGCTCTTGCTGACGTCGTTGGGGTCGTCCTCGCCGGACGCCGCTACGGGCGTGATCGAGGCGGTGGCCGTCCTGCCGCAGGCGCGGGGGCGGGGCGTGGGTCGCGCGCTGGTGACCGCCGCGATGGCGGCGGCGCGGCGCGCCGGGCGCACGCGGGTGGCGCTGTACGTCGTCGAGGGCAACAACGCCGCGGTGCGTCTGTACGCGTCTTTGGGTTTTCGGGTCGTGCGCCGCCACCGGTTGCTGTGGCAGCGGTGGCTGTTCGGCACACGGCGTATCCTCTACATGGTGGCCCACCTACCGCCCTGA